ACCTGACCTTTGAAAATATCGGTGTTGGGAGTGTGCCCGATGGCAATAAAGACACCGTCCACCGGAATGGTTTTTTCCTCACCAGATTTCGTGTCAGTAACAACAACGCCGGTAACTGCTTTTGCAAAACCTTTGGTCTCACCAATAATTTCTTTCGGAATAGCATTCCAGACCATTTCTATGTTGGGCGTATTAAGCACTTTTTGCTGCATGGCTTTCGAAGCGCGCAGCTCGTCGCGGCGATGAATCAGAAATACTTTCGAAGCCAGATTCGATAAATAGGCCGCTTCTTCGGTGGCGGTGTCCCCTCCTCCGATTACAGCAACGGTTTTACCTTTGTAAAAGAATCCGTCGCAGGTGGCACAGGCCGATACGCCATAGCCGTTGTAATCCTGTTCGCTTTGTAAACCAAGCCAGCGGGCCGAAGCACCGGTAGCAATAATCACGGTTTCGGCCAGGATTTCTTTGCCACTGTCGTCGATTAACAAAAAGGGCGATTTCGAAAAATCGACTTTATCTATAAATCCAAAACGGATTTCAGTTCCAAAACGTTCGGCTTGTTTTTTCAGATCTTCCATTAATACAGGACCAGTCACGCCTTCCGGGTAACCCGGAAAATTCTCGACTTCGGTAGTAATGGTCAGCTGTCCGCCTGGCTGCATTCCTTCGTATAACAATGGTTTCATATCAGCACGGGCTGTATAGATTGCAGCAGTGTAACCGGCAGGACCTGAGCCGATAATCACACATTTTCTTTGTTCTCTTTCGTTTGCCATATATTTTGATTATTGAATGATCACTGTATCGAGCACACTGCCATAACCGCCGAAAACTCCAAGGGCTCCTTCGACTGTATGTCTGATTGTAACAGGGTTTGTGAATGGATTTCCACCGGCCATAACATCCTCTTCGAGGGTTCGCCAGAAATCGTAATGCGCTTT
The Bacteroidetes bacterium GWF2_43_63 DNA segment above includes these coding regions:
- a CDS encoding thioredoxin-disulfide reductase, with product MANEREQRKCVIIGSGPAGYTAAIYTARADMKPLLYEGMQPGGQLTITTEVENFPGYPEGVTGPVLMEDLKKQAERFGTEIRFGFIDKVDFSKSPFLLIDDSGKEILAETVIIATGASARWLGLQSEQDYNGYGVSACATCDGFFYKGKTVAVIGGGDTATEEAAYLSNLASKVFLIHRRDELRASKAMQQKVLNTPNIEMVWNAIPKEIIGETKGFAKAVTGVVVTDTKSGEEKTIPVDGVFIAIGHTPNTDIFKGQVELHDNGYIKTIPGTAQTNIPGIFAAGDVQDLHYRQAITAAGSGCMAAIEAERYLSMKG